In one window of Vallitalea okinawensis DNA:
- a CDS encoding leucine-rich repeat protein — translation MKINRVLGSLILLVLIIVTFHQRTLANSADSTFRNVTIDSFTSGDLGTAIAATTIFGVETVETLTITNGIVNATDFEWIKNNLTDLEILEIRGNAKVDSGTNSFMDDNTVPSQALFNMNTLKEVTITTATTISSSAFNSCNNLEKISLPSATTIDNYAFSECTALTDIELPVATSIGKGAFFNSYSLESINLPKVEGIGEDAFKSSIIATLYLGSEAPIVGTDAFSGCPNSRTVYVPQNSRSSFKAIEDGNSGDELWYGWNIYEISDDASLQNLEISTGDLVPNFISTTTTYDVIVSNLTENITITPTVNHNNATVTVEGNSVASEDSVTLDLYVGTNEINIIVTASDTIHTSETIINVTRSEKQAITIDSFTSGDLGSAVSNVHGFPDDVISLTITGGVVNANDFEWIETNLSYLETLEIIGDAKVDSGTDSFMDDNMVPDDALSGMETLREVTISSAVTIGESAFYDCGNLESVELSSAITIGDEAFYECYVLSQINIPLVEIIGEEAFYSCDGLEEVELPAVEWIKSAAFDSCSNLQSIDMPMATTIDSYAFSHAGLINVDLPNVIVLGSGAFNRNRSLVSISAPNITDINESTFNDCSSLTNVDMPNVITISGGLPSNGAFSDCENLQSIVIPMVETIESYAFFNCGRLESLTIGENPPSIDSNAFTGCADTRTIKIPLGCREDYENDSGYDSGTGLWYGWIVYEISDDATLAGLSTGWITLNQTFSNDEINYTATVSYSEEVIRITPTTNHGKASVTVEGNAVDSGDSVYIDLAIGNTIIDIIVTAEDGSTTKEFTITVTRSEGESVIIDSFDSGRLEEALPDDYSNITSLLITGGVVMADDFEFIQENLEYLEILEISGEAKVHSDYIEDYDEDNDTPDNKVKYLYEMSNLKQVKIPIATAIGAGAFQGCTNLEYVELLAVTSIESEGFYECTSLSSINIPLLESVGDSAFYGCSGLEEVNLPAVATIGDSAFYECTGLEEVNLPAVITIGDSAFYDSGLQYIYLPMATTIGHGAFEKTNLVSVDLPEVITIGESAFKFCTSLISISAPKVTVIESNTFNECTNLMNVDLPMVVTINDRAFYKNNSLINIELPKVTSIGDDAFADCTSLNSITLGETVPTVESDAFDNISTNSPTVYVPMGSGAEYKADTSDSDGTDDEWYGFAIYEISNDATLSNLALNSGSLSPVFDSTKTDYSVEVNYAISAIKITPTANNPNATVAVEGNEVISGEAVELPLSVGVNELIIVVTAEDGSTTIETKIIITRTGSYDATLASIELSAGTLSPVFSSDKMEYTVDVTYETSSIEITPTTSDLNATVTVEGNEVTNEEVTEVPLSVGTTVINIVVTSEDRSSTLETILIVTRAGSSDAGLSDLVINPGTLNPVFDSNTTSYFANVDNSISSINISPKASHSTGAIITVEGIELASGNTTEVPLSVGANEINIVVTAEDGMTTTQTILMVTRAANSDAILNDLAISPGTLNPVFDSAITNYSVSVTYNTNSIEITPTVNHSTGAMVTVEGNQVTNGEAVQVPLSVGINEINIVVTAEDGISKAETIITVTRAESNNNGNNNSNNSSKSGSNDNNSDDKSTEDLIIEQLESQEDDGFVEVAVAGSQVISENVFDTLQEKGTKLIINGDWYQWEFDGQTADGNEVNTDFTPVIEMIEPDSIGIDLSEDDGFIIQTTYEGKLPMKAKLKFNVYDFVENQSVYLYYYNETSEKLELIETSVNQEGQAEFNITHCSIYTISNKPMLMDDYKNLAYINGYSDGTFRPDQSLTRAEAAAMLSQFVVSDSQRETIQLSDADMWAEEGITKLTNLKIINGYSDGTFRPNHEITRAELAVILSKTLGLTLVIEEASFTDTKDHWAEQYILALRDAGIVNGYNDGSFKPNEVVTRAEAVTMINNAFKKTTDTTHVINNPFSDLSDNHWAYDSIINAVGQ, via the coding sequence ATGAAGATAAATCGAGTTTTAGGATCATTAATATTATTGGTCCTTATAATTGTAACTTTTCATCAAAGGACACTGGCCAATAGTGCCGATAGTACATTTCGAAATGTAACCATTGATAGTTTTACATCAGGCGATTTAGGGACCGCAATAGCTGCTACAACCATCTTTGGTGTAGAAACTGTCGAAACATTAACGATTACTAACGGTATAGTTAACGCTACGGATTTTGAATGGATTAAAAATAATCTTACTGACCTGGAAATTTTGGAGATAAGGGGTAATGCAAAAGTCGATAGTGGTACAAACTCATTCATGGATGATAATACTGTACCTAGTCAAGCTTTATTTAACATGAATACACTTAAAGAAGTAACAATTACTACTGCAACGACAATTAGTAGCAGTGCTTTCAATAGTTGTAATAATCTTGAGAAAATATCGTTACCAAGTGCAACGACAATTGATAACTATGCATTTAGTGAATGTACCGCACTTACTGATATCGAATTGCCAGTAGCTACTAGTATAGGTAAAGGTGCTTTTTTTAACAGTTATTCTTTGGAAAGTATAAACTTACCAAAAGTTGAAGGTATCGGAGAAGATGCTTTTAAGAGCAGTATAATAGCTACCCTCTATTTAGGTAGTGAGGCTCCAATAGTGGGGACCGATGCATTTTCAGGTTGCCCTAATAGTCGAACTGTATATGTGCCACAAAATAGCAGATCAAGCTTTAAAGCCATAGAGGATGGCAATTCAGGTGATGAGCTATGGTATGGATGGAATATATATGAAATTAGTGATGATGCATCATTACAGAACTTAGAAATAAGTACTGGAGATTTAGTACCCAATTTTATAAGTACAACTACAACTTATGATGTAATTGTATCTAATCTTACAGAGAACATTACAATTACACCAACAGTCAACCATAATAATGCAACAGTAACGGTAGAAGGAAATTCAGTAGCTAGTGAAGATTCCGTTACGCTTGATTTATATGTAGGGACAAATGAAATCAATATTATTGTTACAGCTAGTGATACGATTCATACCAGCGAAACAATTATAAATGTAACCAGATCAGAAAAGCAGGCTATAACGATAGATAGCTTTACGTCAGGTGACTTAGGTAGTGCAGTATCGAATGTGCATGGTTTTCCGGATGATGTTATATCATTAACTATAACGGGAGGGGTCGTTAATGCTAATGACTTTGAATGGATTGAGACAAATCTTTCTTATCTTGAAACACTAGAAATAATTGGTGATGCAAAAGTGGATAGTGGAACTGACTCTTTTATGGATGATAATATGGTGCCAGACGATGCTTTATCTGGAATGGAAACTCTTCGAGAAGTCACAATTTCATCTGCAGTGACGATAGGTGAAAGTGCTTTTTACGACTGTGGTAATTTAGAGAGTGTGGAACTATCAAGTGCAATAACCATCGGAGATGAAGCATTTTATGAATGTTATGTCCTAAGTCAAATAAATATACCTTTAGTAGAAATTATTGGTGAAGAAGCATTTTATAGCTGTGATGGACTTGAAGAAGTAGAATTACCAGCTGTAGAATGGATAAAAAGTGCAGCATTTGATAGCTGTAGTAATCTCCAATCAATTGATATGCCAATGGCCACAACTATAGACAGTTATGCTTTCAGCCATGCTGGATTAATCAACGTTGACTTGCCTAATGTTATAGTCCTTGGATCGGGAGCTTTTAATAGAAATAGATCACTTGTCAGTATAAGTGCTCCAAATATAACGGATATTAATGAAAGTACATTTAATGATTGTTCAAGTCTTACTAATGTAGATATGCCAAATGTCATTACAATTAGTGGAGGATTACCAAGTAATGGTGCATTTAGTGATTGTGAAAATCTCCAGAGCATAGTAATACCTATGGTGGAAACAATTGAATCCTATGCATTTTTCAATTGTGGAAGACTTGAAAGTCTAACAATAGGAGAAAACCCACCATCGATTGATTCTAATGCCTTCACAGGTTGCGCCGATACACGTACAATAAAAATACCATTAGGATGTAGAGAGGATTATGAAAATGATTCTGGTTATGATTCAGGCACTGGGCTATGGTATGGTTGGATAGTATATGAAATAAGTGATGATGCTACATTAGCAGGTTTATCGACAGGATGGATTACTTTAAATCAGACCTTTAGCAATGATGAAATCAACTATACAGCCACTGTTTCTTATAGTGAAGAAGTAATAAGAATTACTCCTACAACGAACCACGGCAAGGCATCTGTAACTGTCGAAGGGAATGCAGTCGACAGCGGCGATTCAGTATATATAGATCTTGCCATAGGAAATACTATTATTGACATCATCGTAACTGCAGAGGATGGCAGCACCACTAAAGAATTCACTATTACGGTAACTAGGTCAGAAGGGGAATCAGTAATTATTGATAGTTTTGATTCCGGTCGCTTAGAGGAGGCATTGCCAGATGATTACAGTAATATTACTTCGTTATTAATCACTGGTGGAGTGGTTATGGCTGATGACTTTGAATTTATTCAAGAGAATTTGGAATATCTTGAAATATTAGAGATAAGCGGTGAAGCTAAAGTACATAGTGATTATATAGAGGACTATGATGAAGATAATGATACACCTGATAATAAAGTAAAATATTTATATGAAATGAGTAATCTTAAACAAGTAAAAATTCCTATAGCTACTGCAATAGGTGCTGGTGCATTTCAAGGCTGTACTAATTTAGAGTACGTTGAATTATTAGCAGTAACTAGCATTGAGTCTGAGGGGTTTTATGAATGTACATCGCTTAGTAGTATAAATATACCTCTATTAGAAAGTGTTGGCGACAGTGCATTTTACGGATGCTCAGGACTTGAAGAGGTTAATTTACCAGCTGTCGCAACTATTGGAGATAGTGCATTTTACGAATGCACAGGACTTGAAGAGGTTAATTTACCAGCTGTCATCACTATAGGAGACAGCGCATTTTACGACTCAGGACTTCAATATATCTACTTACCTATGGCTACAACTATTGGACATGGAGCGTTTGAAAAAACCAACCTTGTGAGTGTAGATTTACCAGAGGTAATCACTATTGGAGAGTCGGCATTTAAATTTTGCACATCACTAATAAGTATAAGTGCTCCAAAGGTTACAGTTATCGAAAGTAATACTTTTAATGAATGTACAAATCTAATGAATGTAGATTTACCTATGGTCGTAACAATTAATGATAGGGCATTTTATAAAAATAATTCGCTTATTAATATTGAGTTACCTAAAGTAACCTCCATAGGTGATGATGCTTTTGCTGATTGCACCTCTCTTAATAGCATTACTCTGGGAGAAACAGTGCCGACCGTAGAATCAGATGCCTTTGATAATATCAGTACAAACTCACCTACTGTCTATGTACCGATGGGAAGTGGAGCTGAGTATAAAGCTGATACAAGTGACAGTGATGGAACAGACGATGAATGGTATGGATTTGCGATTTATGAAATAAGCAATGATGCTACTCTTAGTAACCTAGCCCTTAATTCGGGGTCATTAAGTCCAGTATTTGATAGTACTAAAACAGATTATTCTGTAGAAGTCAACTATGCTATAAGTGCTATAAAAATAACCCCGACGGCAAATAATCCTAATGCAACAGTAGCAGTAGAAGGAAATGAAGTTATAAGCGGGGAAGCTGTAGAGTTACCACTTAGTGTAGGTGTAAATGAGCTTATTATTGTTGTTACAGCAGAGGATGGAAGCACGACTATTGAAACCAAGATAATAATAACTAGAACAGGTAGTTATGATGCTACATTAGCTAGTATAGAATTAAGCGCAGGAACTCTCAGTCCTGTTTTTTCTAGTGATAAAATGGAGTATACTGTAGATGTAACTTATGAGACAAGTAGTATAGAAATAACCCCTACAACAAGCGATCTTAATGCGACTGTAACAGTGGAAGGCAATGAAGTAACAAATGAAGAGGTTACGGAAGTACCTTTAAGTGTAGGAACAACTGTGATTAATATTGTAGTCACTTCTGAGGATCGTAGTTCCACATTAGAGACCATTTTAATTGTGACAAGAGCGGGAAGTAGTGACGCTGGATTAAGTGATTTAGTTATAAATCCTGGTACTTTGAATCCTGTTTTTGATAGTAATACCACAAGTTATTTTGCTAATGTTGACAATAGCATAAGTAGTATTAATATTAGCCCAAAAGCCAGCCATAGCACAGGTGCCATTATAACAGTAGAAGGAATTGAGCTAGCAAGTGGAAATACAACTGAAGTACCATTAAGTGTAGGAGCAAACGAGATTAATATAGTTGTTACTGCAGAGGATGGAATGACAACTACACAGACCATACTTATGGTAACGAGAGCCGCAAATAGTGATGCTATATTAAATGATTTAGCTATAAGTCCTGGTACATTAAATCCTGTTTTCGATAGCGCAATAACTAACTACTCCGTCAGCGTAACCTATAATACAAACAGTATTGAGATCACCCCTACAGTTAACCATAGTACAGGTGCAATGGTAACAGTAGAAGGAAATCAAGTAACCAATGGAGAAGCAGTTCAGGTACCTTTAAGCGTAGGAATAAATGAAATAAATATAGTTGTTACAGCAGAGGATGGTATATCTAAAGCTGAGACAATTATAACTGTAACAAGAGCTGAGTCAAATAACAATGGTAATAATAATAGTAACAATAGTAGCAAGAGTGGCAGTAATGACAACAACAGTGATGATAAGAGTACAGAAGATCTTATAATAGAGCAACTAGAAAGCCAAGAGGATGATGGTTTTGTTGAAGTTGCTGTAGCTGGAAGTCAAGTGATTTCAGAAAATGTATTTGATACTCTACAAGAGAAAGGGACCAAACTTATCATTAATGGCGATTGGTACCAATGGGAATTTGATGGTCAAACAGCAGATGGTAATGAAGTGAATACAGACTTTACACCTGTAATAGAAATGATTGAACCAGATAGCATTGGTATAGATTTGAGTGAAGATGATGGCTTTATCATCCAAACTACCTATGAAGGTAAGTTGCCAATGAAGGCTAAACTTAAGTTTAATGTATATGATTTTGTTGAAAATCAATCTGTGTATCTTTACTATTATAATGAAACATCAGAAAAATTAGAGCTTATTGAGACTTCAGTGAACCAAGAAGGTCAAGCAGAATTTAACATCACTCACTGTTCCATTTATACAATTAGTAATAAACCAATGTTGATGGATGACTATAAGAACTTAGCTTATATAAATGGTTATAGCGATGGGACTTTCCGTCCTGATCAATCTTTAACAAGAGCTGAAGCAGCTGCTATGCTTAGCCAATTTGTCGTGAGCGATAGCCAACGAGAAACTATTCAGTTATCTGATGCAGATATGTGGGCAGAAGAAGGAATAACTAAGCTCACCAATCTTAAAATCATCAATGGCTATTCAGATGGAACATTTAGACCAAATCATGAAATAACGAGAGCAGAACTTGCGGTTATTTTATCAAAAACCTTAGGGCTTACCCTTGTGATAGAGGAAGCCAGTTTTACAGATACAAAGGATCATTGGGCAGAACAATATATTCTAGCTTTACGTGATGCAGGTATAGTCAATGGTTATAATGATGGCAGCTTCAAACCAAATGAAGTAGTAACAAGAGCTGAAGCTGTAACCATGATTAATAATGCATTTAAGAAAACAACCGACACAACTCATGTTATTAATAATCCTTTTAGCGATTTATCAGATAATCATTGGGCATATGATTCAATTATCAATGCTGTTGGACAATAA
- a CDS encoding histidine kinase, translating to MMKGTKKSFLFISQAATVLGIISIIFFLKRIEKPLVKAVNKEITHKVGDCIGKIYKVLRKEGEKIEEDEKMQDFLINIPYELKSSLGIIRGYTESLKHNIVNSEEKKKQYYDVLIEEADKMEHLVKMISKII from the coding sequence ATGATGAAAGGTACTAAAAAGTCATTTCTATTTATAAGTCAAGCAGCTACTGTACTTGGAATTATTAGTATTATATTCTTTCTGAAAAGAATAGAGAAACCTTTAGTTAAGGCCGTTAACAAAGAAATAACTCATAAAGTTGGTGATTGCATAGGAAAAATATATAAAGTTTTACGGAAAGAAGGTGAAAAAATAGAAGAGGATGAAAAAATGCAGGACTTCCTTATCAATATACCCTATGAGTTAAAAAGTTCACTTGGTATCATAAGAGGCTATACAGAAAGTCTTAAGCACAATATTGTAAATAGTGAAGAAAAAAAGAAGCAATACTATGACGTTTTAATAGAGGAAGCAGATAAAATGGAGCATCTTGTTAAAATGATTTCAAAGATTATCTAA
- a CDS encoding sensor histidine kinase — MIKTVRMKLFLYFIIFLIFFVSLSIVMNVHFFEAYFSLRVENDSISAFEYINSTYSDESKYLEQLPRTVGAAYNLKIVILDSETMSIKYSTEAPETINHILVLIKDLVHNSVIDLRTGYIYETIYLPPPNELVKDPRQVTQVESIMNENSVPKDDARELIFIKKLDTGDLLVLRKPLHVITDNSKIINEFMVFVSAIIILLGSIIIFFLSKRISQPIVELSKIAKGISNLDFSKKYEVKTKDEIGLLGDSINLISEELHKALDDLIEANAELKEDVERKKQIDEMRKNFISSVSHELKSPIGITRGYAEGLKYNIANDEEKKKRYYDILIDEADKMDKMVKQLLSLSTLESDIFELDQTIFNITVLIEEVVEKFDPIIQDKDITIEKIVDEDYFVKGDYPKIEQVISNYLTNAINHVDEHRYIEIKTQLTKEKVRISVTNSGNNIPLEDLDSIWESFYKVDKARSREYGGTGLGLSIVKSIMEHHQEMYGVINRDDGVEFWFELNIVSEKE, encoded by the coding sequence ATGATTAAAACCGTAAGAATGAAATTGTTTCTATATTTTATCATTTTCCTTATTTTTTTTGTATCTCTATCCATCGTTATGAATGTTCATTTTTTTGAAGCATACTTTTCTTTAAGAGTGGAGAATGACTCTATTAGTGCTTTTGAATACATCAATAGTACATATTCAGATGAGTCAAAATATCTAGAACAGTTACCGAGAACAGTGGGGGCAGCATATAATTTAAAAATTGTGATTTTGGATAGTGAGACCATGTCAATTAAATATAGTACAGAAGCTCCAGAGACTATCAATCATATTTTAGTTTTAATTAAAGATTTAGTTCATAATTCAGTAATTGACTTGAGAACAGGTTACATCTATGAAACTATATATTTACCTCCACCTAATGAGTTAGTTAAAGATCCTAGACAGGTTACACAGGTAGAGAGTATCATGAATGAAAACTCGGTACCAAAAGATGATGCAAGAGAACTTATCTTTATTAAGAAATTAGATACAGGCGATTTATTAGTTTTAAGAAAACCCCTTCATGTAATTACTGATAACTCAAAAATAATAAACGAATTTATGGTGTTTGTCAGCGCAATAATCATATTGCTGGGAAGTATTATTATCTTCTTTTTGTCAAAAAGGATATCACAGCCTATAGTAGAGTTAAGTAAGATTGCAAAAGGCATTTCCAACCTTGATTTTTCTAAGAAATATGAAGTTAAAACCAAGGATGAGATAGGTTTGCTCGGTGATAGTATTAATTTAATATCTGAAGAACTTCATAAGGCTTTAGATGACTTGATTGAAGCAAATGCAGAATTAAAGGAAGATGTTGAACGAAAAAAACAGATAGATGAAATGAGAAAAAATTTTATTTCAAGTGTTTCTCATGAACTAAAAAGTCCTATTGGTATAACAAGAGGATATGCTGAAGGACTTAAATACAATATTGCTAATGATGAGGAAAAAAAGAAACGTTATTATGATATATTAATTGATGAGGCGGACAAAATGGATAAAATGGTTAAACAACTGTTGAGTTTATCTACTTTAGAGTCTGATATATTTGAGTTAGACCAAACAATATTCAATATAACTGTACTCATCGAAGAGGTTGTTGAAAAATTTGATCCTATTATTCAAGACAAAGATATAACAATTGAAAAGATTGTTGATGAAGACTATTTTGTTAAGGGGGATTATCCAAAGATTGAACAAGTTATAAGCAATTATTTGACTAATGCTATTAATCATGTGGATGAACATAGATACATTGAAATAAAAACTCAATTGACAAAAGAAAAAGTTAGAATCTCTGTTACTAATTCAGGAAATAATATTCCTTTAGAAGACTTAGACAGCATTTGGGAAAGTTTTTATAAAGTTGATAAAGCACGTTCCAGAGAATATGGAGGGACGGGGTTAGGCCTTTCCATAGTGAAATCAATAATGGAGCATCATCAGGAAATGTATGGCGTAATTAACAGAGATGATGGTGTAGAGTTTTGGTTTGAATTGAATATAGTCAGTGAGAAAGAATAA
- a CDS encoding response regulator transcription factor has product MMEIKILIADDEVKYRDMLSDFLTNQGYEVIVAKDGNEAIDLYFSTTDINLVILDVMMPKYDGWEVCKEVRKQSDVPILMLTALGDERNEVHGLSLGADEYISKPFSYEIFIARVNVLLRRVVKEKNESIQIDGIIIDQAKQLVTINDKAVDLSPKEYKLLLYLINNIKRALSRDQILNTVWGYDFFGDARTVDTHIKSLRSKLGEYGNLIGTVRGLGYGLKVNK; this is encoded by the coding sequence ATCATGGAAATAAAAATACTTATAGCAGATGATGAAGTTAAATATAGGGACATGCTGTCAGATTTTCTAACCAATCAAGGTTATGAAGTGATTGTGGCTAAAGATGGAAATGAAGCTATCGACTTATACTTCTCTACAACAGATATCAATCTGGTTATACTCGATGTGATGATGCCTAAATATGATGGTTGGGAAGTGTGTAAAGAAGTAAGGAAACAATCCGATGTTCCGATTTTAATGTTGACAGCATTAGGCGATGAAAGGAATGAAGTTCATGGACTCAGTTTAGGAGCAGATGAGTATATTTCGAAGCCTTTCAGTTATGAAATTTTTATAGCCAGAGTCAATGTCTTACTCAGAAGGGTAGTTAAAGAAAAAAACGAAAGTATTCAGATAGATGGCATTATAATAGATCAAGCCAAACAATTGGTTACAATCAATGATAAGGCAGTTGATCTAAGTCCAAAAGAATATAAATTACTTCTATACCTTATAAACAATATAAAAAGAGCTCTAAGTAGAGACCAAATACTTAATACAGTATGGGGATATGATTTTTTTGGAGATGCACGTACTGTTGATACCCATATTAAGAGTTTACGGTCTAAGCTTGGTGAGTATGGTAATTTAATAGGAACTGTTAGAGGTTTGGGGTATGGATTGAAGGTGAACAAATGA
- a CDS encoding YgjV family protein: MINWLEWLGYLASLIVLISLLMSSIIKLRWINLVGSGLFALYGFLIGALPVGFMNLGIAAINIYYLIKIYQSKEYFKLLPIDKDSKYFNYFLDFYKKDLEKYADQPKVDIENSDVSFYILRNMVPAGIFLGSRHNEDTLNVELDFVIPEYRDFKIATFVFENNKQYFLDKGYSNFISFSTKEDHIKYLKRMGFKESEVNNRQCFVKSINK, from the coding sequence ATGATTAACTGGCTCGAATGGTTAGGCTATTTAGCTTCACTTATTGTTCTCATTTCATTGTTAATGAGCTCAATCATAAAGTTAAGATGGATCAACTTAGTTGGTTCTGGTTTGTTTGCTCTTTATGGCTTTTTAATTGGGGCTTTACCAGTAGGATTTATGAACCTAGGTATCGCTGCAATTAATATTTATTATCTCATCAAGATATATCAATCAAAAGAATACTTTAAGCTTCTGCCTATTGATAAAGATTCTAAGTATTTTAATTATTTCTTGGATTTCTATAAGAAGGATCTTGAAAAATACGCAGATCAACCCAAGGTAGATATTGAGAATTCTGATGTGAGTTTTTATATTCTACGTAATATGGTTCCTGCAGGGATTTTCTTAGGTTCACGTCATAATGAAGATACCCTTAATGTGGAGTTAGATTTCGTTATACCGGAATACAGAGATTTTAAAATTGCAACATTTGTGTTTGAAAATAATAAGCAATATTTCTTAGACAAAGGCTATTCTAACTTCATTAGTTTTTCAACAAAAGAAGATCATATCAAATATTTGAAGAGAATGGGCTTTAAAGAAAGCGAAGTCAACAATCGTCAATGTTTTGTAAAGTCTATTAATAAGTGA
- a CDS encoding nuclear transport factor 2 family protein has product MPLNELVNHKDIQEVREVLKKFQEGYTNRNTDTLDSYMDDIFVNDDSMITVGTSRSEWCFGVHDLKNLVESDWKYWGDLVVNFEKAKINSKGSVSWFLADCTINWEDDDYNEWCNDLVADYFEDNGRFINYKPKSKLAMLNLQMAFIQQSKEHLGCNMPIRLSGGLIKRENQWLIHKLHFSAPMPSYPEWRIADDNVDSLKYYNQVKEKMKAFNDKFKKDSLESITELLNQLQSNYLDKATAVEDTINHLFLTNDDTYIVDPNENPAAFGRTNMENMILDQREKWDEMILNVHEAILNAEDDTVAITANGLFKKAYRTDELVDKEWNNIKTILQREGTVEDRLLEAQKQIAYTFKEVSFGEESLWEFRFEAIAIKECNQWRFHNIQFTFPSLYVYEGNYKMTPLL; this is encoded by the coding sequence ATGCCATTAAATGAATTAGTAAACCATAAAGACATTCAGGAAGTAAGAGAAGTTTTAAAGAAATTCCAGGAGGGATATACAAATAGAAATACTGATACTCTAGATAGCTATATGGATGACATATTTGTTAATGATGACAGTATGATAACTGTTGGAACTTCTCGTAGTGAATGGTGTTTTGGAGTTCACGATTTAAAAAATTTAGTAGAAAGTGATTGGAAATACTGGGGGGATCTCGTTGTAAATTTCGAAAAAGCTAAAATTAATTCTAAAGGTTCTGTTTCTTGGTTTTTAGCTGATTGCACGATTAATTGGGAGGATGATGATTATAATGAGTGGTGTAACGACTTAGTTGCAGATTACTTTGAAGACAACGGACGTTTCATCAACTATAAACCCAAATCCAAGTTAGCAATGTTGAATTTGCAAATGGCTTTTATCCAACAATCAAAAGAACACCTTGGTTGCAACATGCCTATAAGACTATCAGGTGGACTTATAAAGAGAGAAAATCAATGGCTTATACATAAATTACACTTCTCAGCACCTATGCCCAGTTACCCCGAGTGGCGAATAGCAGACGATAATGTTGATTCATTGAAATATTATAACCAAGTTAAAGAAAAAATGAAGGCATTTAATGATAAATTCAAAAAAGACTCTTTGGAAAGTATAACTGAACTCCTTAATCAATTACAATCAAATTATCTAGATAAAGCAACTGCTGTAGAAGATACTATAAATCATCTATTCTTGACAAACGATGATACTTATATTGTAGACCCAAATGAAAATCCAGCTGCTTTTGGTCGTACTAATATGGAGAACATGATACTCGATCAAAGAGAGAAATGGGATGAAATGATTCTTAATGTCCACGAGGCCATCTTAAATGCCGAGGACGATACCGTAGCAATAACTGCTAATGGACTTTTTAAAAAAGCTTATAGAACTGATGAATTAGTAGATAAAGAATGGAATAATATTAAGACTATTTTACAAAGAGAGGGTACAGTTGAGGATAGACTCTTAGAGGCGCAGAAGCAGATTGCTTATACATTTAAAGAAGTATCCTTTGGTGAAGAGTCTTTATGGGAATTTAGATTTGAAGCTATTGCTATTAAAGAATGTAATCAATGGAGATTTCATAACATACAATTTACTTTTCCTTCCTTGTATGTCTACGAAGGAAATTATAAAATGACACCTTTACTTTAG